One Fontisphaera persica DNA window includes the following coding sequences:
- the ruvX gene encoding Holliday junction resolvase RuvX gives MRILALDHGTKRIGVAICDELELIAQPLEYIAAEPFDQFLARLKTLIKEKEVELIVVGMPRNMDGSYGPAALKVQEFVAILKDALAVPIQTWDERLTTAQAHRMLIQGGMRRQQRKETVDRMAAAILLQSFLDARAQRPPAP, from the coding sequence ATGCGCATTCTTGCCCTGGACCATGGCACCAAGCGAATCGGGGTGGCCATTTGCGATGAGCTGGAGCTGATTGCTCAGCCGCTGGAATACATCGCGGCGGAGCCTTTTGATCAGTTTCTGGCGCGCCTCAAAACCTTGATCAAAGAAAAGGAAGTCGAACTGATCGTCGTGGGCATGCCCCGCAACATGGACGGCAGCTATGGCCCGGCCGCCCTCAAAGTGCAGGAATTTGTCGCCATTCTCAAAGATGCCCTCGCCGTCCCCATCCAAACCTGGGATGAACGGCTCACCACCGCGCAGGCCCACCGTATGTTGATTCAGGGCGGCATGCGCCGCCAACAACGCAAGGAAACGGTGGACCGCATGGCGGCCGCGATTTTGTTGCAAAGCTTTCTGGATGCCCGCGCACAACGTCCCCCGGCCCCATGA
- a CDS encoding transposase, whose product MKTCTLVDATLVQAARRPPSRRAGTTGDPDARFTVKRGQPHYGYKAHVGVDRTHLMIRRVSLTGAHVHDSREFARVAVGDEQMVVADKAYWGEAQRQWCVKHQVANGIRRRAKRGEKLRPGQRPFNWVLSRMRSGVERVIGGMKHWAGYRRVRYLGREPNRLELEFKSLCWKMKRLVKVAAG is encoded by the coding sequence TTGAAGACCTGCACTTTGGTGGACGCCACCTTGGTGCAGGCGGCGCGGCGGCCGCCTTCCCGGAGAGCGGGGACGACGGGCGACCCCGACGCCCGTTTTACGGTCAAGCGTGGCCAGCCGCACTACGGCTACAAAGCGCATGTGGGGGTGGATCGGACGCACTTGATGATCCGTCGGGTGAGTCTGACGGGGGCCCACGTGCATGACAGCCGGGAGTTTGCGCGGGTGGCGGTGGGGGATGAACAGATGGTGGTAGCCGACAAGGCGTACTGGGGGGAGGCACAAAGACAATGGTGTGTGAAGCACCAAGTGGCCAACGGGATCCGCCGACGAGCCAAGCGCGGGGAGAAGCTGCGGCCGGGGCAGCGGCCATTCAACTGGGTGCTGAGCCGGATGCGGAGCGGGGTGGAACGGGTGATTGGGGGGATGAAACACTGGGCCGGATACCGGCGGGTGCGCTACCTGGGGCGGGAGCCCAACCGGCTGGAATTGGAGTTCAAGAGTCTTTGTTGGAAGATGAAACGGCTGGTGAAAGTAGCGGCTGGCTGA